The proteins below come from a single Paraburkholderia flagellata genomic window:
- a CDS encoding catalase family peroxidase encodes MKRASICVPCRLAAIAAVVGCAGAAFAWTAGWLTPTRLTAPHIINTFESNYGIHAGYRRNHAKGLCVEGWFDSNGNGAQISRAAVFAPGRTPVIGRFAIPGSNPAAPDASTPVRSMALLFQLQDGEQWRTGMNSVPIFVVRTPKQFYSQLVASKPDPATGKPDPAKLDAFFQANPETLPFRNWLKAHPPSSSFANTAFYSVNAFIATDAAGNQRAVRWQTVPEVAYAPLTAAEKADPNFLADDFSTRFAAGPLRWHLVLTVAAPGDPTNDATQGWPADRQQIDAGTLVLQRAEPQANGMCRDVNYDPTILPDGLKPSDDPLLAARSAAYSVSFNRRTREEANLAQTHGGAQP; translated from the coding sequence GTGAAGCGCGCCTCGATCTGCGTGCCATGCCGGCTCGCGGCCATTGCGGCGGTGGTGGGTTGCGCGGGCGCCGCATTTGCATGGACAGCCGGCTGGCTCACGCCGACGCGCCTCACCGCGCCGCATATCATCAACACGTTCGAGTCGAACTACGGTATCCACGCGGGCTATCGGCGCAATCACGCCAAGGGGCTCTGCGTGGAAGGCTGGTTCGATAGCAACGGCAACGGCGCGCAGATCTCGCGAGCGGCCGTATTCGCGCCGGGACGCACACCCGTGATCGGACGCTTCGCCATTCCCGGCAGCAACCCCGCCGCGCCCGACGCGAGCACGCCCGTGCGCAGCATGGCGCTGCTCTTCCAGTTGCAGGACGGCGAGCAGTGGCGCACCGGCATGAATTCCGTTCCGATCTTTGTCGTTCGTACCCCGAAGCAGTTCTATAGCCAACTGGTCGCCTCGAAACCGGATCCAGCAACGGGCAAGCCCGACCCCGCGAAACTCGACGCCTTTTTCCAGGCGAACCCGGAAACGCTGCCGTTCCGCAACTGGCTGAAGGCGCACCCGCCCTCCTCCAGTTTCGCGAACACGGCGTTCTATAGCGTCAACGCGTTCATCGCAACCGATGCCGCAGGCAACCAGCGTGCAGTGCGCTGGCAGACCGTGCCCGAAGTCGCTTATGCGCCGCTAACGGCCGCAGAAAAGGCCGACCCGAATTTCCTGGCCGACGACTTTTCCACGCGCTTTGCGGCGGGTCCGCTGCGTTGGCATCTGGTGCTCACGGTCGCGGCGCCCGGCGACCCCACGAACGACGCCACGCAGGGATGGCCCGCGGACCGCCAGCAGATCGACGCCGGCACTCTGGTATTGCAGCGCGCCGAACCGCAAGCGAACGGCATGTGCCGCGACGTGAACTACGATCCGACCATCCTGCCCGATGGCCTGAAGCCTTCCGACGATCCTTTGCTCGCCGCCCGCTCGGCAGCGTATTCCGTTTCGTTCAATCGACGCACGCGTGAGGAAGCCAACCTCGCGCAAACGCATGGAGGCGCGCAGCCATGA
- a CDS encoding cytochrome b: protein MKQPGRHFSALQRLLHWSMAVLIVTMLFVGVGMVATVSRLHDALLALHRPLGIALLALVLLRLVVRLTRGAPALPADLPTWQRLGAHASHLVLYALMVAMPLIGWSMLSAGGYPIVMFGGVHLPAIVPHDVTLYAWLRAAHTWLAMALYATVLLHLGAALFHALIRRDGVLASMARGEVRGQLRG from the coding sequence ATGAAACAACCGGGTCGACACTTCAGCGCACTCCAGCGCCTCCTTCACTGGTCGATGGCAGTCCTGATCGTCACGATGCTGTTCGTGGGCGTGGGGATGGTCGCGACGGTCTCGCGGCTGCATGACGCCCTGCTCGCGCTCCATCGGCCGCTGGGTATCGCGCTGCTTGCGCTCGTGCTTCTGCGCCTCGTCGTACGGCTCACGCGCGGCGCGCCGGCCTTGCCCGCCGATCTGCCCACATGGCAGCGCCTTGGCGCGCACGCCTCGCACCTCGTGCTCTATGCGTTGATGGTCGCGATGCCGCTGATCGGCTGGTCGATGCTGTCCGCGGGCGGCTATCCCATCGTGATGTTCGGCGGCGTGCACTTGCCTGCGATCGTGCCGCATGACGTCACGCTCTACGCATGGCTGCGCGCCGCGCATACGTGGCTTGCCATGGCGCTCTACGCGACCGTTTTGCTGCATCTGGGGGCGGCGCTCTTTCACGCGCTCATTCGCCGCGATGGCGTGCTCGCCAGCATGGCGCGTGGCGAAGTGCGTGGGCAGCTACGTGGATGA
- the kdgT gene encoding 2-keto-3-deoxygluconate transporter, which yields MKLKKAIDRIPGGLMLVPLLLGACVHTFAPGAGKYFGSFTNGLITGTVPILAVWFFCMGATIDLRATGTVLRKSGTLLVTKMIVAWVATLIAARFIPVDGVKAGLFAGLSVLAITTSMDMTNGGLYAAVMQQYGTKEEAGAFVLMSIESGPLVSMLILGATGVAFFEPRLFVGAVLPFLIGFALGNLDSDLRELFGRCVHPLIPFFGFALGNGIDLNVIVTSGIPGVLLGLGVIVVTGIPLILADRLIAGGNGAAGLAASSTAGAAVANPAIIGEMIPSFKPLVPAATAMVATACLVTAILVPMLTALWVRRKSARDALLQELMEPPVPPVAGRDAHV from the coding sequence ATGAAGCTGAAGAAGGCGATAGACCGCATACCCGGCGGCCTGATGCTGGTGCCGCTGTTGCTCGGCGCCTGTGTTCATACGTTCGCGCCGGGCGCTGGCAAGTACTTTGGTTCGTTTACCAATGGATTGATCACCGGCACCGTTCCGATTCTCGCGGTGTGGTTCTTCTGCATGGGCGCGACCATCGACCTGCGCGCGACCGGCACCGTGCTGCGCAAGTCCGGCACGCTGCTCGTCACGAAGATGATCGTGGCCTGGGTCGCCACGCTGATTGCAGCGCGCTTCATCCCCGTTGACGGCGTGAAGGCCGGGCTCTTTGCCGGCCTCTCGGTGCTCGCCATCACGACGTCGATGGACATGACCAACGGCGGTCTCTATGCGGCCGTGATGCAGCAATACGGCACGAAAGAAGAGGCGGGCGCGTTCGTACTGATGTCGATCGAGTCGGGGCCGCTCGTCAGCATGCTCATTCTCGGCGCGACCGGCGTGGCTTTTTTCGAGCCGCGGCTTTTTGTGGGCGCCGTGCTGCCGTTTCTGATCGGGTTTGCGTTAGGCAATCTCGACAGCGATCTGCGCGAACTGTTCGGCCGCTGCGTCCATCCGCTCATTCCATTCTTCGGTTTTGCGCTCGGCAACGGCATCGATCTCAACGTGATCGTCACGAGCGGGATCCCGGGTGTGTTGCTCGGGCTTGGCGTGATCGTCGTCACCGGCATTCCGCTGATTCTCGCTGACCGCCTGATTGCGGGCGGCAACGGCGCGGCGGGGCTCGCGGCTTCGTCCACGGCGGGCGCGGCGGTCGCCAATCCGGCCATCATCGGGGAGATGATCCCGAGTTTCAAGCCGCTCGTGCCGGCGGCAACCGCAATGGTCGCCACGGCGTGCCTCGTGACCGCGATCCTCGTGCCGATGCTCACGGCGCTGTGGGTGCGTCGCAAAAGCGCGCGCGATGCGCTGCTTCAGGAACTCATGGAGCCGCCCGTGCCGCCAGTGGCCGGGCGCGACGCCCACGTTTGA